Within Garra rufa chromosome 9, GarRuf1.0, whole genome shotgun sequence, the genomic segment aaaGGGCCCAATTTTAAACATTCTGGAACCTCAGATGAAGTATTTGCATGGCTCTCTGGTGTATTATTCAAATACATTGTCAACCAAAAGCATGAAAGAAAAGATGAGGGAGAAAGGAAATAGATTATATAAAATCACATTCATTGTGGTTAACAAGGAAAGAGAGTGATCTCGACGGATAGTCTTCCTTTTTCCTCATACTTTCACTCTCTGACATAAACTCTTGTGCACACCACATCGTCTGCGGTCATGGTCTGCCAAAAAAAGCAGGAAATAGACTATTAAAAGGAAAAATATGATCAAAGACCCATGTGTGTGTAAGCAGGAATAAATCTTACCAGAATCAGTTCGCCGTCATTGGTTATCTCCCTGGTCCATGAGGTTTTTGGACCCTCACCCTTCTGCAAAGTCTGTTCGCAACTAATCTTGCTGTCTGTTTCCCAGCAAGGAAGGCTCTGGGAAAAAAAACAGAGACAGACAAATATGTGAAGGCAGTATTTTTCTTTGGAGATGGAAAGAGTGAGAAACAGATCAGTGCCCATGAGAATGTGAGTTCCAGGGATGGAGGCTGAAGGAATGGGTGTATCCAGTTTGATAGCTCCTCTGAGATGAAGGGTGTGATTGAGTCCACATCAGAGATCAGGATTGGATAAACACACACATTGACTTCATAGGTTCTTGCTCTTTTGAGTGTTTTGGAAAAGGGAAATTtatcacagacagacagatgtacaGTATGATGACTGAAGTGTTTTTCTAAGGGTGTGTATGTACCGTGCAGGGACGTCCATCCACTGTGGCCTCATTAAACTCCTCTCCAACTGTGAAGGTGACATGGGTGGTCCTTACAGAGGTGGAGGTCTTGATTGACAGGGTTTCTCCGGTCTGCGTAATCTCCACAGACGGCTTTGACGCGGCTGCAACCGCAATCTTGCGCAGCATCACGTTTACACCTGACaaaacacacacaagcacatCAGAACAATCTCCTGTGAGTACAGTGAGTACTCTGGCATCCAAAGGACAAAAAGACCTGTGGTCGGACAGATCAGGAAAATGAGAGTGATGTTATTAAGCCTGGCTGTGCGCCACACATCTGCGCTCACTGCCGACACTGTCTGATGACATCacctgatatgtgaccctggcccacaaaaccaattttttggtcaattattttgaaattgagatttatacaccatctgaaaatgtaataaatatgctttccattgatgtgtggtttcttaggatatgacaatatttggctgagacacaaatTTGAAAATTTTgataaaattgcctttaaagttgtccaaatgaagttcttaggaatgaatattaataatcaaaaattaagtttggatatatttatggtaggaaatttgcaaaatatcttcatggaacataatcttcatatcctaatgatttttggcttaaaaattaaatgataattttgacccataattaaataactatatttaaatatattttaaaatgatatttattcctgtaatcaaagctaaattttcagcatcattatccagtcttcagtgtcacatgatccttcagaaatcattctaatatgatgatctgctgttcaagaaacatttttattattattatcgattTTTAAaactttgattaatagaaagatccaaagatcagcatttatccgaaatgaaaagcttttgtaacattatacactataccagtcAGTATGCTTTTTGGGGAAATAAATTctagaaattagtacttttatttagcaaggatgctttacaatgatcaaaagtgatgattaagacatttataatgttacaaagatttctatttcagataaatgctgttcttctgaactttctattcatcaaagaaatgtttttttgagcagcaaatcagaatattagaatagtttctgaaggatcacgtgactggagtaatgatgctaaatattcagctttgaaatcacaggaataaattacatttttaaatatattcaaatagaaaacagttattttaaatattaaaaatatttacaaatgttactgtttttgctgtactttggattaaaatgcaggcttagtgagcagaagagactttaaaaaacattaaaaacttactgttcaaaaacttttgactgatagtgtacttttttgtcttgttttgttgcATGTTTCTTACTTGAAAATcagtttaatgaataaataatcatGCAAACAATAAAACGAATTATGCAAAAAATGTATTGGGGTGTAATGAAGTTGTTGGGTGCTAttagttgttattattaattaaagaTTAACCACATGGTGATTTATTAATACacccaatattaaatatttataaataaaaaataaaaccaattaTCGGTCAATCCCTAACACACACAACTTTTTTTCAATACATAATTAGTATTccacacacaaataaaaaaatcaatctgTACATTCAGACAAAATTAAATACTGCATGTCAAATGGAGtcttgctgtgtgtgtgtgtttgtaggtgGGTGAACGCATTGAAAGGGGAAGTTATTCAACCAGCCACAGGGGATGCTGTAATCTATTAAACCTTCCTGACAGGAAATGGATAGAGCGCAGTTTGGAAGTAGGGAAGGGCAGAGGCAACAAAGGAAAAAAGCATGGCATAGTCGAGGGAGGGCAAGATTACTGACAAGAGAAGAAAAAAGGAGCAAGAACGGCAGCAGAGACATAGAAAAAGGGTACCCAAGTGTGAAGAAAGACAGCTAGATATACAGACCAgcctgtctctgtgtgtgtgtgtgtgtgtgtgtgtgtgtgtgtgtgtgtgtgagtgagagagagagcctCTGTGCATCGAGTAGAATTTCACACTACTCACCTCACACACATTCCCACCTGTCACCAAGGGTAAATATATACACATGGAGGCAGACAAGAGGGGGCCAAAATTTAGACACACATTCAGGCAGAGATGCATAAACAAATTAGCACATGCGAATTCACAGAAATTTAGTGGAATAAACACAAGAAAATGGAAATTGTAACTTATTTACAAGGCGTATTCTCACTAATCCAGGCAGAAATTTGTTAAAACATTAGCTAATAAAGGTAAACCGACTCTTGTCAGATCAAGCATTGCTTCAAACCCCATAACTaactgagaaaagaagtcagaggACTCAGACGGTCAGGGTCAGTGTCGTAGGTTAAGGGTCAAAGGAAGTATTTCAGAATAGAGGGATGGAGAAGAGGACACAAGATGGAGGAGGGCGGTGGATGACAGGGTGTGGTGACAGGTCTGGCCCATCTGTGCACTGAAATATTTGTGTGGCGAAAAGCCTTGTTGAAAGTGTGTGAATTTAAGAGAGTGTGTACATAATATGTCTGTACAAAACATTAAAGTTCATTCCTCAATCAACATATCTGTCAATCACGCACATTCCTAACATATAAGCAGCCCCTTTGGTTTTTACGACGACATTTGTCCTCAGAGGGGTTCGTGTGGCGGCATATCTCATCTCCTGCAATTTGGGGTATTCATATAATACATCAAGTCCCCATGTCAGAAACAGCAGGGCTTTTTTCCTCCTTTGTGCGCGTTCTCCGCCCTCTTTAACCTGTCTGCTTCATTTCATCATTCTTTTGAATGATCTACTTTTCCTTCTCAGGGAAGAGCTGCTGCTTTTGTTCGACACAGACTGCTGAAGTAGGGTGTTTGGGTGGCAGCAGTGCCCTCATTAAAAAGGACGTCAGTCAAATTTATGGAACCCACTGAAATTCCGGGATTCTGGCTTAAAGAGCGGTAAATATTTAAACAAGATTTTCCAAATTGGTTGAGAAAGACTAGCTACTGAACTAACTTTCCAAAACACACATTTTGAAAGCGCAAAGCGTTTTTATGTCCATGCGTAAATTACTGGAATGGGTTTTTAAAGCTCCAGTCAGAGCAGGATAATGTTGCTCAATTAAATTAAGCGAAATAAACTCAAACTCTTGCATTATTAAAACTAGTAAACCACTAAATAGCTATATATCAAATACTGGAATAAATACTGGTAGGATAACAATCTGGATGTATAGTtgatggtaaaataattaataactaCTAACATAAAAACAGCTCTAGTTATATGGAATGAATATTAAAACGGTTTTGCACACACTCACAAGAGTGGTGGTGAATTTGTTGGTCTGTAGCGCTCTCCATGAACGCGCATTCAAGATTGATAGTCAACTTTGCGCACGTCTGCATCATGATTAACACTTACCAAGGGCTTTGAGAAGCTCTTCGAAGTTCTCGGAACTTTTCATTTTCCAAGTGCCAGCAAAATCGGGGATTTTGCGCTCCATCGTGCCTTCTGTTCCTTTTGAGTGTATCCCACTAATATTCTCTCTGGTACGGGGCTGAGTGACAGTCCTTGAACCTGACACCCTTTAAAAGTACCTGCAATTTTGATTCTGAAAGCAGTGTTCCCACTGGTAATGCCAAACTGATTTTCCTCTTTCCTTTACCCTTCTAATGCTCTCTCTGTCCTTGACAAGAGAAACTTAAGATGTCAAGCCTTTTCTTCTCGTCTCAGTGTTTCATTCAGCTCTTCCAAACGTTATAGCCTGTGGTGAATAGGTTGAACCGAAAATTTGGGCCAGTTATCACGCTTAATCCGAGAGCGCACACACCCCTTCTTCGACAAACTCCGCCCTCTATTTGCCCTGTCAAATCCATCGGCCAATTATATTTCGAGATAATCGTCTTTCCCCGCCCACACCACGCCCCGCTAAAAAACATGTGCACTTTGAAAACGCCCATCGGAACTCAGTTTTATGTATGAATTTCTTTATTTGCACAAAAGATTTCAAGAATTAAGACTTAAGTTTCTTAAATTAGAATTGTTAAATATTGCTAGAATCTTCTTTTTGTTCCTATATACACTTACCAGtcacatttatttgttttaaagtctcttctgttccaccaagcctgcatttatttgatccaaattacagtaaaaacagtaaaatgtttgtgctatttaaaataactttctttaatgaatagaaagttcagaagaacagcatttatctgaaatagaaatcttttgtaacattataaatgtcttgatcatcacttttgatcaattcaaagcaaattataaagtattaatttctataattgcgAAATTTAATgggaaataaaaatgacaatgtaatgaataaaataaatacaacggTTAATTTACATGCAAATATACAAGATATAAATATCTATAATATAATATGGGGTATCTTTGGTGATGTGCTACGTTGCATGTAcacacaatattaaaaaaaatcataaaaataaaagcagcaacaggaaaattgaaaatataataagaatagaatagaatagacaaAATGGGATGTACTTATGTCTTACTCTCTGTGACAGATAAACAAGCTGTGTGCCAGTAATTGTTGGACACAAATGTGAATATGATCATAAAACAATCAGGACAATTTGTCAGGCTAATCGTTAAAACAGAGCTCTGTCAAGTTCAGTCTTTTCTCGCCTCTCCAAATCACAGCACACTGAGAACTCTTGTAACTGAATCTGTCTCCGCTGTGGTTATCCTCTTCCACGTTTGGGACTGAGGGAGACACGGAGGGTCTTCTG encodes:
- the crabp2a gene encoding cellular retinoic acid-binding protein 2a, which codes for MERKIPDFAGTWKMKSSENFEELLKALGVNVMLRKIAVAAASKPSVEITQTGETLSIKTSTSVRTTHVTFTVGEEFNEATVDGRPCTSLPCWETDSKISCEQTLQKGEGPKTSWTREITNDGELILTMTADDVVCTRVYVRE